The Posidoniimonas polymericola genome segment GACAGCGGCGACGAGTCCGCCTGCGCGGCGACAGTCTCGAATCTAGTGGGCGCCGACGGGCCCGAACTCGAAATGGTTCTGCCGCTGCTTCAGAAGGCGCTGCAGGCCCCTTCGCCCGTGGTTCGGACGCACGCCGTGCGAGCCGCGGTCAAGATGGGAGAAACGCTTTCGGCAGAGGACGCCCGGTCCCTGATGCGGGGAATCTTCGAATCCCCCGCAGGGCTGTCGGTGAAGTCTCTGCTGGTCGCCAGTCGGCTGCTTTGCAACGACCTCGACTTCGGTGACTGCGTCGATCCGGACGGCGGGGACCGCGAGTGGATGGTTCGCGACCCCTTCTAGCGGCTAAGCATCCACGTGACGCGCCGGCTAGATGGTCGTCGACGAATAGCCGCCGTCGACCACAATGTTCTGGCCGGTCACGAACGAAGACGCCCGCTGCGCCGCGAGCCAGACAACCGCGCCGCCCAGCTCTTCGGCCGTGCCGAAGCGGGCCATCGGCGT includes the following:
- a CDS encoding HEAT repeat domain-containing protein is translated as MPSNEACALAHEQIFTGSCPWCDEEVSMFDNLPQIAVARTRKCQWNVTAIERALDSGDESACAATVSNLVGADGPELEMVLPLLQKALQAPSPVVRTHAVRAAVKMGETLSAEDARSLMRGIFESPAGLSVKSLLVASRLLCNDLDFGDCVDPDGGDREWMVRDPF